The genomic window ATAATCCTATTTACTATTTCCAAGTTTCGGCTAATTTTCGAGGTTAACAGTTATTCTCTCTTCACCATGACTGCTTTTAATGTCGAGGATTAATGCTTCAGCATCCTGCTTCGCCTGAAGAAGTGCCTCGAAGGTCCGCACATCTATGATTTTCTGGTTATTAATCGCGATAATAAGTGCCCCATTCGGTATCCGTGCCTCGTATCCGGGGGCATCTACCTTAACCCTCTCAACAATAACTCCCTGATCTTCATCAGTCAGGTACGTATACCTCTCAAAATCTCCAGCTTGTAATTTCCGCACCGACAAACCCAGTATATCCCAAGTTACAGACTTAATTTCAACAGTCTGCCCCGCCAACTCGGGCGGCAATTCTCCAATCGTTACATTGAGTGTTCTTTCGTGTCCCTGCCTCAAAACCTTGATGGTAGACCGCTCACCAACTTGTGATTCCGCAACGAGCATTTGGAGTTCGACAACCTTTTTTACCGTGTTACCGTTGTATTCAATAATAATATCGTTACGCCGCAAACCGCCAATATATGCCGGGGCATCCCTAATGATCCGCCTCACGCGAACGCCGCCTCTCGCGGGTCGCATCTCTATACCAAGGTAACCCCGAATGACACGCCCATTCGCAATGAGCTGATCCGCAACACTCTTCACGAGATTAATGGGAATTGCGAATCCCGCACCTGCCATCGCGGGAGCGGGTGTATTTTCATTGTTATCATTACGCCGAATGAGTGCGTTGATCCCAATAACCTCACCCCGGATGTTCAGCAACGGGCCCCCACTACTACCCGTATTAATCCAAGCGTCTGTTTGAATAAAGTCTTGGTATCGAACAAAACTGAAACCTCGGAGAATCGAA from Candidatus Poribacteria bacterium includes these protein-coding regions:
- a CDS encoding trypsin-like peptidase domain-containing protein, translated to MISFENAFVNVVARSKPAIVSIFVEGMEEAQSQNRVGSGLIFRKEGYILTNHHVVHDARDIRVTLLDGSNFEAELVGTDHNTDVAVLKIERDEAFPVIPLADSSRVRVGEFAIAIGNPFRLDYTVTTGVVSGKSRSILRGFSFVRYQDFIQTDAWINTGSSGGPLLNIRGEVIGINALIRRNDNNENTPAPAMAGAGFAIPINLVKSVADQLIANGRVIRGYLGIEMRPARGGVRVRRIIRDAPAYIGGLRRNDIIIEYNGNTVKKVVELQMLVAESQVGERSTIKVLRQGHERTLNVTIGELPPELAGQTVEIKSVTWDILGLSVRKLQAGDFERYTYLTDEDQGVIVERVKVDAPGYEARIPNGALIIAINNQKIIDVRTFEALLQAKQDAEALILDIKSSHGEERITVNLEN